A genomic segment from Myxocyprinus asiaticus isolate MX2 ecotype Aquarium Trade chromosome 36, UBuf_Myxa_2, whole genome shotgun sequence encodes:
- the LOC127426942 gene encoding uncharacterized protein LOC127426942 has translation MEEGQRQTSEIYLPSISLGSADSETVEGHELPIISLSKSSTDMMSGPPQRMELTWYRQNLRKSASSAACTQRPVSLGGPATVVPLNLCDHEQGSMCSGNSTPETVIWHGGTARPWSVMEDTPRRTPMQDLLLGQNQAPGGVKCVPHSPSTNRDLMRKDLVNREGSCRCCRHVENPTGCSCCRMTCRMSSSALSNSFTQQANSEDHIQSNCESHHFTACHRSTYVGHMMNNSCLRNSCTGVPCPGHLISQPACAGSPCAGQRSILHSGLLGFPPLVSSVSETRLDSRRSGHCCGSELRGQNSSCLRLDRTGQTSLNRTIKDATTMTSDHELRDVGVQTISSDSLVSPLSHVFPEMNLRADLNSDTSSSTERMCHKTPMKEVEWDAEGMTWEVYGAALDPEELGLAIQKHLELQIKETAAAAAAQKEDSTETVSGLALEPRQQKKSEGIIRSLRSSACCSNPNTVGD, from the coding sequence ATGGAGGAAGGACAGCGGCAGACATCTGAGATCTACCTCCCAAGCATCAGTCTTGGATCTGCTGACAGTGAAACAGTGGAAGGCCATGAACTGCCAATAATTTCTTTATCCAAAAGCTCCACAGACATGATGAGTGGACCTCCTCAACGCATGGAGCTGACATGGTACCGTCAGAATTTGCGCAAGAGTGCCAGCAGTGCAGCATGCACTCAAAGGCCTGTCAGTCTGGGTGGACCAGCTACCGTTGTCCCTTTAAACTTGTGTGACCATGAACAGGGGAGCATGTGTAGTGGAAACAGTACCCCAGAGACTGTAATCTGGCATGGAGGAACTGCAAGACCTTGGAGCGTCATGGAGGACACACCCAGAAGGACTCCAATGCAGGATCTGCTTCTGGGACAAAATCAGGCCCCTGGTGGGGTGAAGTGTGTGCCACACTCACCATCCACAAATAGGGATCTAATGAGAAAGGATCTGGTAAACAGGGAGGGAAGTTGTCGGTGTTGCAGACATGTGGAGAACCCAACGGGATGCAGTTGTTGCAGAATGACATGTAGAATGAGTTCTTCAGCTCTGAGCAACAGCTTCACACAACAGGCGAATTCAGAGGACCACATTCAGAGTAACTGTGAAAGCCATCATTTCACTGCATGCCACAGGTCTACCTATGTGGGTCATATGATGAACAATTCCTGCTTGCGAAATTCTTGCACTGGTGTTCCCTGCCCTGGACATTTGATATCACAGCCAGCTTGTGCAGGAAGTCCCTGTGCAGGTCAGCGGTCTATCCTCCATTCAGGCTTGCTCGGTTTTCCACCTCTTGTGTCCTCGGTAAGCGAGACCAGACTTGACAGCCGGCGGTCAGGCCACTGTTGTGGATCTGAATTAAGGGGACAGAACTCTTCCTGCCTTAGACTAGACCGGACAGGCCAGACTAGTCTTAACAGGACAATAAAAGATGCCACTACCATGACATCTGACCATGAGCTCAGAGATGTTGGTGTGCAGACCATATCCTCTGATTCCCTTGTTTCTCCTCTATCCCATGTGTTTCCAGAAATGAATTTAAGGGCAGATCTTAACTCGGACACATCTTCGTCCACAGAGCGCATGTGTCATAAGACCCCCATGAAAGAGGTGGAATGGGATGCTGAGGGAATGACCTGGGAGGTATATGGTGCAGCTCTGGATCCCGAAGAGCTCGGCCTGGCAATCCAGAAGCATCTGGAACTTCAGATCAAAGAGACCGCAGCTGCTGCAGCTGCTCAAAAGGAAGACTCCACAGAGACTGTCAGCGGCTTGGCACTGGAGCCCAGGCAACAGAAAAAGAGCGAAGGCATTATAAGATCACTGCGCAGTTCTGCATGTTGCTCCAACCCCAATACTGTAGGAGACTGA